One genomic window of Nicotiana sylvestris chromosome 10, ASM39365v2, whole genome shotgun sequence includes the following:
- the LOC104240926 gene encoding uncharacterized protein translates to MNNSTDTKVQQNDESGSSEERKVCGPTILKDIRKLPPGNTIAIQFNNRNQPIRKEGRKLARFLGIIARSPELTPLKIDDWRNFAKDEKKKLVEFVKKKFSIPTRGEAYVIKSTRKKWKDYKYDLKNVYTTKYKTKDALLRNKPRRIP, encoded by the exons ATGAATAATTCTACCGATACTAAGGTTCAACAGAATGATGAATCAG GTAGTTCAGAGGAAAGAAAGGTTTGTGGACCCACAATATTAAAAGATATCCGGAAACTGCCACCAGGGAATACAATTGCTATACAATTCAATAATCGTAACCAACCCATAAGAAAAGAGGGTCGAAAGCTTGCTAGATTTCTAGGCATAATCGCTAGATCTCCAGAACTAACACCTCTAAAAATAGATGATTGGAGAAACTttgccaaagatgaaaagaagAAACTGGTCGAGTTTGTGAAG AAGAAGTTCTCTATCCCAACTCGTGGAGAAGCATATGTCATAAAGTCAACAAGAAAGAAATGGAAAGATTACAAATATGACTTGAAAAATGTGTATACGACAAAATATAAGACGAAAGATGCTTTGCTAAGAAATAAACCAAGGCGTATACCATGA